A window of the Brassica napus cultivar Da-Ae chromosome A2, Da-Ae, whole genome shotgun sequence genome harbors these coding sequences:
- the LOC106401124 gene encoding RING-H2 finger protein ATL79, which yields MRLLVAEVAAASPLSSASSECNSNSCRWKPYSNSTDFQANASVLLILIFSALICALSLCAAIRCFLRPTTPENDDNDHKPDPEADGSFTIATPTLVYSSDLELAGAEAECAICLSEFEQGESIQVLEKCHHGFHVKCIHKWLSSRSSCPTCRTSIFLQSTLDSTPSTEAPSTNQINA from the coding sequence ATGCGTTTGCTAGTAGCAGAAGTAGCTGCAGCTTCACCATTGTCCTCTGCCTCTTCAGAATGTAACTCCAATAGTTGCAGATGGAAGCCTTACTCCAACTCTACTGACTTCCAAGCAAACGCATCCGTCCTCCTCATACTTATCTTCTCTGCTCTCATATGTGCTCTCTCTCTATGCGCTGCGATCCGTTGCTTTCTTCGGCCAACAACTCCCGAGAATGACGACAACGACCACAAGCCTGATCCTGAAGCGGATGGTTCATTCACCATAGCAACTCCTACGCTTGTCTACTCCTCAGACCTCGAGCTTGCAGGAGCTGAAGCAGAGTGTGCTATCTGCTTGTCTGAGTTCGAACAAGGTGAGAGCATCCAAGTGCTGGAGAAATGTCATCATGGGTTCCATGTCAAGTGCATCCACAAGTGGCTATCTTCCCGCTCATCATGTCCTACTTGCCGGACTTCTATCTTCTTACAAAGCACCTTAGACTCTACACCATCAACGGAAGCTCCTTCAACAAACCAGATCAATGCTTAG